GCGCTGCTCGAACAGCGCGTAGGCGATGGCCTCGAGCGCGCGGTCCTGCGCGTGCGGCCCGGCGGCCTGGAACGACATCACGAACGGCTGGCCGCTGGTGTGCATCACGGCGTGCGCCATCTCGAAGGAGCGCGCGTGGATCCGGTCCACCGCGTCGACGCAGACGGCGGCGCGCACCTCGGCGCCCGCGTCCCGCCAGGCCGGGATCGCGTGCTGCGCCGCCGCCATCAGGCCCTCGACGTCCTGGTGCGGGTAGGTGATCCGCAGCGTGGGGCCGTACGGCGAGACCTCGTCGCCCACCCGTCCGTCGGTGGCCGGCTGGTCGTCGAGCTCGGCGAAGTCGCGGGTCAGGTGGCCCTCGAACGCCTGCTCACCGGCCTCGGCCGCGCCCTCGCCGTACACCCGCGGTGACGGCGACTCGGGATAGCGGGACAGGTACCCCCGGCTGGTGACCGCTGCGAGGGCCTCGTCGAGCGCCTCGCGGTGCTTGGCGACCAGCTCGCGGGCGGCCGGCGGGGCTGCCTCCGGCACCGGGTGGGGGTGGGGCAGGACGGCCTCGTGGGCGTAGGTTCCTGCGTGCGGCTCTGCACTCATGCGTTCGACCCTAGCCGCCCCGCTCGTCCCCGTTCGCACCGAGGAGGACCCCGAGTGACGCTCGTCCAGCCCGACTCCCCCATCGCCGTGGTCGGCGCCGGCACGATGGGCGCGGGGATCGCACTCGTCGCCGCGCAGGCCGGCCACCCGGTGCGGCTGCTGGACGTGCGCGACGGCGCTGCGGCGGCCGCGGTGGACGGGCTGCGGAGCAAGCTGGACGGCCTCGCGGCCAAGGGCCGGCTGGACGCCGACGAGGCGGCGGCCGCCGCGTCCCGGCTCTCGGTGGCCGGGTCCGTGGCCGACCTGGGCGCGTGTGCGGTGGTGATCGAGGCGGTGGCCGAGCGGCTCGACGTCAAGCAGGCCCTCTTCGCGGACGTCGAGGCCGTGGTGACCGCCGACGCGCTGCTCGCCACCAACACCTCGTCGCTGTCGGTGACGGCGATCGCGGCACCGTTGGCGCACCCCGGGCGGGTGGTCGGCCTGCACTTCTTCAACCCGGCCGACCGGATGCGGCTGGTGGAGGTGGTCCGCGGCGACGCCACCGACCCGGCCGTGGTCGAGGCGGCCGTCGACCTGGCCCGCGCCTGGGGCAAGACCCCGGTGGTCTGCACGTCGACCCCGGGCTTCATCGTGAACCGGGTGGCCAGGCCGTACTACGGCGAGGCCCAGCGCATGGTCGAGGAGGGGGTGGCCGACCCGGCGACCATCGACGCCGTGCTGCGCGAGGCCGGCGGCTTCCCGCTCGGGCCCTTCGAGCTCACCGACCTGGTCGGCCAGGACGTCAACCTGGCCGTCTCGACGTCGGTCTGGCAGCAGACGTTCGGCGACCCGCGCTACGCCCCGACCGTCTTCCAGCAGCGCCTGGTGGACGCCGGGCGGCTGGGCCGCAAGAGCGGGCGCGGCGTCTTCACCTACGGGGACGGCGGCACGGCCACGGACGCGACGCCGTCCACCGAGCCGCCGCGGCCGGCTCCGGACCGCGTGGTGCTGCGGCACGACGAGGACGGCGACGGCTTCCCGGTGATGGGCGAGCTGCTGCGCCGGATCGAGGCGGGTGGCGTGAGCATCGAGCGGATCCTGCTGGACGAGGAGGACCTGGTCGACGACGACGTCCCCGGGATCGAGCTGCCCGGTGGCGCGCTGCTGCGCGAGGCGGGCGGCGAGCTGGCGTCGGAGAGCTGGACCCAGGACGCCTCCGGCGCGGTGCTGCTGGACTGGGCGCACGACGCGGCGACCTGCACCCGGGTCTCGCTGTCGGCGTCGGCGGACTGCCCGGACGAGTCGCTGCGGGCCGCGGTCGGGCTCTGCCAGGCGGCCGGCGTCCAGGTCAGCGTGGTCGGCGAGAGTCCCGGCGGCGTGGTGGCGCGCACGGTCTGCATGCTCGTCAACGAGGCCGTCGAGCTCGTCACCCGCGGCGAGGCCTCGGCGGAGGACGTCGACGTCGCGATGATCCTCGGCACTGGTTACCCCTCCGGCCCGCTGCAGTGGGGTGACCGGCTGGAGGCCGCCGGGGTCGACGTCGAGATCATGCTGCGCGAGCTGCACAGCACCTTCCCCAGCGGTCGCTACCGGCCGAGCCCGGCGTTCCTGCGGATGTCGCGGGCGGGTGCCCGGTTGCGCGACGTGCAGGCGGGCGGCCGGCGTGGCTGAGCCAGGGCCGCGGCCGGACGTCGACGACCTCGACGGCCTGGACGACCTGGCCCGCCGCAGCGCGGACGCGATGCTCGGTGACGACCTGGCCAGCGCCGGGCTGGGCATGACGCTGCTGGACGTCGGCCCTGGTCGCGCCCGGCTGCGGATGCCGGTCCGCGACGACATGGTCAACGGCCACGCCATCGTGCACGGGGGTCTGGTGTTCACGCTGGCGGACAGCGCGTTCGCGGTCGCCTGCAACAGCCACGGCGTGGTGACCGTGGCGGCCGGCGCCGACATCACGTTCACCGCACCGGGGCGGCTGGGCGACGTGCTGCTGGCCGAGGCCCGCGAGACGGACGTGTTCGGGCGCAGCGGCGTGACCGACGTCCGGGTGACCCGCGAGTCCGACGGCGCGCTCATCGCGGTGTTCCGCGGACGCTCGCGATCACTTGGACGCCCGATTCCTGGTGTGGCACAAGGGGTTCAACAGGAGGGCTCATGATGCTGCCGGTGATCGACGAACGGCCCGACCTGTTCGACGTGGCCGAGACCTGGTCGCTCGACGAGCTCCGCGAGCACCAGCTGCACCGGCTCCGCTGGTCGCTCGCGCACGCCTACGAGCACGTGCCGCACTACCGGAACGCCTTTGACGCCAAGGGTTTCCACCCGCAGGACCTGACGTCACTCGCCGACCTGCGGCACGCGCCGTTCACCGCCAAGGCGGACCTGCGGGCGAACTACCCGTTCGGGATGTTCGCGGTGCCGCGCGAGCAGGTGAGCCGGGTGCACGCGTCGTCCGGCACGACCGGCCGCCCGACCGTGGTCGGGTACACGGCCGAGGACCTGCGCACCTGGGCTCGGCTGATGGCCCGCTCGATCCGCGCCGCCGGCGGGCGGCCCGGGGACGTCGTGCACGTCGCCTACGGGTACGGGCTGTTCACCGGTGGGCTGGGCGCGCACTACGGGGCCGAGGCGCTGGGCTGCACCGTGGTCCCGATCAGCGGCGGGATGACCGAGCGCCAGGTGCAGCTGATCGGCGACTTCGCACCGCGGGTGATCATGGTGACGCCGTCGTACTTCCTGTCCGTGCTGGACGAGATGGAGCGGGCCGGCGTCGACCCGGCCGCGTCGTCCCTGCAGGTGGGCATCTTCGGTGCGGAGCCGTGGACCGACGCGATGCGCCGCGAGATCGAGGAGCGCGCCGGCATGCACGCCGTGGACATCTACGGGCTGTCCGAGGTGATGGGCCCGGGGGTCGCGCAGGAGTGCGTGCAGACCAAGGACGGGCTGCACATCTGGGAGGACCACTTCTACCCCGAGATCGTCGACCCGCTGACCGACGAGCCGGTGCCGGACGGCGAGATGGGCGAGCTGGTCTTCACCTCGCTCAGCAAGCAGGCCATGCCGGTCGTGCGGTACCGCACCCGCGACCTCACCCGGTTGCTGCCCGGCACTGCCCGGCCAGGGATGCGCCGGATGCAGAAGGTCACCGGCCGCACCGACGACATGATGATCGTGCGCGGGGTCAACGTCTTCCCGACCCAGGTCGAGGAGGTCGTGCTCGCGACGTCCGGCCTGACCCCGTACTTCCAGTGCGTGCTGACCCGCCCCGACCGCCTGGACGAGCTGACCGTGCTCGTCGAGGCGGCGGACGGAGTCGGCACCGACCAGCGCGCCGCGCTGGCCCGGCACGTGGGCCAGCAGATCAAGGACCGGATCGGCGTCACCGCGGCGGTCGAGGTCGTCGAGCCCGGGGGTGTCGAGCGCAGCATCGGCAAGGCCCGGCGGATCGTCGACCGCCGCCCGCACTGACCCCCCTGCGGTCGGTGCGGGCCGCCGGCCGGCAGCGGTGCGAGGTCAGCCGGGGATCTGCCGCTGGTCGAGCGCCCGCTCGATCAGGTGCAGGCCCTGCAGCCCGGGCAGCGAGTCGATCTTCTGGTCGATCTTGCGCGCCTCGGCCCGGCCGTCCGCGCCGCCCATCAGGTAGCTGAGCATGAACACCACCTCGTCCTCCGGCATCACGCCCGAGCCGACCGGGTTCCACGCCTTGTCCAGCGCGAACCGGGTGATCCGCTGGGCCTTGCGACTGCGCGCCAGCCGCTCGCGCGCCTGGCTGTTGTAGAACGCGACGTGCCGGGTCTCCTGCTTGATGATCCGGGCCAGCAGCTCGGTCAGCACGGGGTGGTCCTCGTTGCGGGTCAGCGCCACGTAGCCGGCGTGGGTGGACCACTCGTTGATCGCCCCCCAGGTCATGTGGGTGGCGATGAAGTCCTCGCCGATCAGGTTGGCCAGCAGCAGCTGCTTGATCGGTCCGGTCTTGTTCTTCAGGCCCTGCCGCTCGCGCACCCCGCGCAGGTGGGCGTTGCCGGTGGCGATGCCGTGCGCCGCGAGGACCTCGGCCAGCACCTCGCCGTGCCAGTACTCCTCGTAGTTCCACATGGTCAGGAACGTGGTGATGTCAGGGTCGTTGTGCGACGGCGTCACCAGCAGGTCGCGCAGGTAGCAGACGGTGTACGACTCGACGTCGCTCATGTACCGCAGGCAGCGCAACGCCCCCGGGGACAGCGGTCGGTCGGCGAAGGCGGCGTGCAGGTCCAGGTCGTCCCACTGCACGGGGGCGGCCGTCCTGGCGTAGTGATCGATGGCGAAGCTCATGATCACCATTCGGTGCCCCGCCCCCGGTGGATTGGTCGTCGGCGATGATCGTGCTGTGACGACCCCCACTCGCATCTGCTTCGTCTGCTCAGGCAACATCTGCCGCTCCCCCATGGCCGAGGTGATCACCCAGAGCCTGCTGGACGACGCCGGCCGCACCGACGTCCACGTGTCCAGTGCCGGCACGGGCGGGTGGCACGAGGGGCAGGGCGCCAACCCACCCGCCGTCCGGGCGCTGGCGGACGCCGGGTACGACGGTTCCGCGCACGTGGCGCACGAGTTCGACCCGGCCTGGTTCGACGAGCTCGACCTGGTCGTCGCCCTGGACCGCGGGCACGAACGCGCGCTGCGCTCCTGGGCGCGCACCGCGGCCGAGCGCGACCGCGTCGTCCTCCTGCGGTCCTTCGACCCGGCCGCCGACGGCGACGAGGTGGCCGACCCGTACGGCGGCAGCGCTCAGGTGTTCGCCGACTGCCTCGTCGAGATCGAGGCCGCCTGCCGTGGCCTGGTCGCCTCGCTGGAGCGGTGACCGCCCGGGGCTAGTGCATCGAGTGGACGACGGCGTGGCCCTTGCCGCGCCCGATCATCCACTTGTTCACGGGGGTGGTGACGGCGAACGCGATCACGAGCGAGCCCGCGAGCGTCACCCAGAACAGCATCGAGGTCAGACCGGCGTCCATCGCGCCCGGGACGGCCACGACGAACCCGTTGTCGACGAGTTCCATCACGGCGATCGAGACGGTGTCGGCCGCGAGCGCCACGCGGATCGCGGACCGCACATCCAGACCCGAACGCAGCACGCCGCGCAGGGTGAGCGCGTAGCCGAAGGCGAAGGCCAGCGCGATGGACAGCACGACGGTCGTCGCGTTGGGCAGGCCGAACGCCGTGCCGATCACCATGCCGAGCACCTCGCCGATGGCGCAGCCGGTGAGGCAGTGCAGCGTCGCCTGGGCGGCCATGCTCCAGGTCGCGCCGTGGGCGTGGGTCTGCGTCGCGGGCTCCATGTCGGTGCAACACATACCTCCGGGGGGTATTCCGCACGACCTGTTGGCCGCACCGCGAGGGACGCTCGATAGCGTCTCGGGGTGACGACCCACCGACGCTCGGCCGCCGTCGGCGTCGCGTTCGCGGTCGCCGCCGCGGTGCTGTTCTCGATCAACGCGACGGTCAGCAAGATCGTCCTGCAGCACGGCCTGTCCCCGGTCGAGCTGGTCTCGCTCCGCTCGGCGGGCGCGGCGGTCATCCTCATGGGCTACACCGCGATCACCCGGCCCGCCGCGCTGCGCGTGGGGCGGCGCGAGCTCGTCTTCCTCGCCGTCTACGGGATCTGCGGCATCGCCATGGTGCAGTGGCTGTACTTCGTGGCCATCGCCCGGATGCCCGTGGGCGTCGCGCTGCTGCTCGAGTACACGGCTCCGCTGATGGTCGCCCTCTGGGTGCGTTTCGCCCGCGGCGAGCAGGTGCGCTCGCGGGTCTGGCTGGCCCTCGCGCTCTGCCTGTTCGGCCTGGCGCTGGTGGCCCAGGTCTGGGAGGGGCTGACCCTGGACGGCATCGGCGTGCTCGCCGCCCTGGGCGCCGCAGCGGCCCTGGCGACCTACTACCTGATGGGCGAGGCCGGCCTGGGCCAGCGCGACCCGGTCAGCCTGATGGGCTGGATCTTCACCTTCTCAGCGATCCTGTGGGCCGTCGTGAAGCCGTGGTGGACGTTCCCGTTCGAGGTGCTGGGTGACCAGGTCGACCTCCCCGGCGCACTGGACGGGCACACGGTGAGCGTGGGCGCGCTGTCCGCCTGGGTGGTCGTCCTCGGCACCGTCGCGGCGTTCGGCCTGGTCCTGCTCGCGGTGGGTCGGGTCGGCGCGGCCCGGGTCGGCATCCTCGGCATGATCGAGCCGGTCGGTTCAGCGCTGGTGGCCTGGTGGGTGCTCAGCGAGCAGCTGGCCCCCGTGCAGCTCGTCGGCGGGGCCGTCGTCCTGGCCGGCGTGGCGCTCGCCGAGACCGCCCGGCGGCGCACCGCCGACGCGCCGTCCGCACCGACCCCCGAGGGCGTCGTCCCCTAGGTGGTCGAGGGCGTCAGCTGACCCGCGCGCGCAGGAAGTCGACCGTGCGCGACCAGGCCAGCGCGGCGGACTCCGCGTCGTACGTGCCGAGCCGGTCCTTGTCGTTGTGGAACGCGTGCCCAGCCGGGTAGTAGAAGAACTGGACGTCGACCCCGGCGTCGTCGCGGATCTGCTGCTCGAGCGCCCGGGCGTCGTCCACGGGGTAGAAGGCGTCCTGCTCGGCGTAGTGACCCTGCACCGCGGCCTTGAGCCCGCGGAACTCGTCCGGCACGCCCTGGCCGACCCCGTAGAACGGCACCACCGCGCTGACCTTGTCGCCCTGCTGCGCGGCCAGCAGCAACGCGAAGCCGCCACCCATGCAGAAGCCGACGGCGCCGACCGTGGATGACGACACCGCCTCGTGCGCGAGCAGGTAGCCGACCGCGCCGCTGAGGTCCCGCGCGGCGTGCTCGACGGGCAGGGCGCCCATCATCGCGCCGGCCTCGTCGGAGTCGTGCGTCGTGCGGCCGCCGAACAGGTCCGGCGCCAGCACGGTGAAGCCCTCGGCGGCGAGCCGGTCGCAGATGTCGACGATGTGGTCGTCCAGGCCCCACCACTCCTGGACGACGATGACGCCCG
The window above is part of the Angustibacter luteus genome. Proteins encoded here:
- the paaI gene encoding hydroxyphenylacetyl-CoA thioesterase PaaI, giving the protein MLGDDLASAGLGMTLLDVGPGRARLRMPVRDDMVNGHAIVHGGLVFTLADSAFAVACNSHGVVTVAAGADITFTAPGRLGDVLLAEARETDVFGRSGVTDVRVTRESDGALIAVFRGRSRSLGRPIPGVAQGVQQEGS
- a CDS encoding low molecular weight protein-tyrosine-phosphatase, giving the protein MTTPTRICFVCSGNICRSPMAEVITQSLLDDAGRTDVHVSSAGTGGWHEGQGANPPAVRALADAGYDGSAHVAHEFDPAWFDELDLVVALDRGHERALRSWARTAAERDRVVLLRSFDPAADGDEVADPYGGSAQVFADCLVEIEAACRGLVASLER
- a CDS encoding 3-hydroxyacyl-CoA dehydrogenase, whose amino-acid sequence is MTLVQPDSPIAVVGAGTMGAGIALVAAQAGHPVRLLDVRDGAAAAAVDGLRSKLDGLAAKGRLDADEAAAAASRLSVAGSVADLGACAVVIEAVAERLDVKQALFADVEAVVTADALLATNTSSLSVTAIAAPLAHPGRVVGLHFFNPADRMRLVEVVRGDATDPAVVEAAVDLARAWGKTPVVCTSTPGFIVNRVARPYYGEAQRMVEEGVADPATIDAVLREAGGFPLGPFELTDLVGQDVNLAVSTSVWQQTFGDPRYAPTVFQQRLVDAGRLGRKSGRGVFTYGDGGTATDATPSTEPPRPAPDRVVLRHDEDGDGFPVMGELLRRIEAGGVSIERILLDEEDLVDDDVPGIELPGGALLREAGGELASESWTQDASGAVLLDWAHDAATCTRVSLSASADCPDESLRAAVGLCQAAGVQVSVVGESPGGVVARTVCMLVNEAVELVTRGEASAEDVDVAMILGTGYPSGPLQWGDRLEAAGVDVEIMLRELHSTFPSGRYRPSPAFLRMSRAGARLRDVQAGGRRG
- a CDS encoding DUF4396 domain-containing protein — its product is MEPATQTHAHGATWSMAAQATLHCLTGCAIGEVLGMVIGTAFGLPNATTVVLSIALAFAFGYALTLRGVLRSGLDVRSAIRVALAADTVSIAVMELVDNGFVVAVPGAMDAGLTSMLFWVTLAGSLVIAFAVTTPVNKWMIGRGKGHAVVHSMH
- a CDS encoding ferritin-like domain-containing protein, with the translated sequence MSFAIDHYARTAAPVQWDDLDLHAAFADRPLSPGALRCLRYMSDVESYTVCYLRDLLVTPSHNDPDITTFLTMWNYEEYWHGEVLAEVLAAHGIATGNAHLRGVRERQGLKNKTGPIKQLLLANLIGEDFIATHMTWGAINEWSTHAGYVALTRNEDHPVLTELLARIIKQETRHVAFYNSQARERLARSRKAQRITRFALDKAWNPVGSGVMPEDEVVFMLSYLMGGADGRAEARKIDQKIDSLPGLQGLHLIERALDQRQIPG
- the paaK gene encoding phenylacetate--CoA ligase PaaK — protein: MMLPVIDERPDLFDVAETWSLDELREHQLHRLRWSLAHAYEHVPHYRNAFDAKGFHPQDLTSLADLRHAPFTAKADLRANYPFGMFAVPREQVSRVHASSGTTGRPTVVGYTAEDLRTWARLMARSIRAAGGRPGDVVHVAYGYGLFTGGLGAHYGAEALGCTVVPISGGMTERQVQLIGDFAPRVIMVTPSYFLSVLDEMERAGVDPAASSLQVGIFGAEPWTDAMRREIEERAGMHAVDIYGLSEVMGPGVAQECVQTKDGLHIWEDHFYPEIVDPLTDEPVPDGEMGELVFTSLSKQAMPVVRYRTRDLTRLLPGTARPGMRRMQKVTGRTDDMMIVRGVNVFPTQVEEVVLATSGLTPYFQCVLTRPDRLDELTVLVEAADGVGTDQRAALARHVGQQIKDRIGVTAAVEVVEPGGVERSIGKARRIVDRRPH
- a CDS encoding dienelactone hydrolase family protein, whose amino-acid sequence is MADSQTENPRQNVTFASNGDQAHGYLATPPAGTGPGVIVVQEWWGLDDHIVDICDRLAAEGFTVLAPDLFGGRTTHDSDEAGAMMGALPVEHAARDLSGAVGYLLAHEAVSSSTVGAVGFCMGGGFALLLAAQQGDKVSAVVPFYGVGQGVPDEFRGLKAAVQGHYAEQDAFYPVDDARALEQQIRDDAGVDVQFFYYPAGHAFHNDKDRLGTYDAESAALAWSRTVDFLRARVS
- a CDS encoding EamA family transporter, encoding MTTHRRSAAVGVAFAVAAAVLFSINATVSKIVLQHGLSPVELVSLRSAGAAVILMGYTAITRPAALRVGRRELVFLAVYGICGIAMVQWLYFVAIARMPVGVALLLEYTAPLMVALWVRFARGEQVRSRVWLALALCLFGLALVAQVWEGLTLDGIGVLAALGAAAALATYYLMGEAGLGQRDPVSLMGWIFTFSAILWAVVKPWWTFPFEVLGDQVDLPGALDGHTVSVGALSAWVVVLGTVAAFGLVLLAVGRVGAARVGILGMIEPVGSALVAWWVLSEQLAPVQLVGGAVVLAGVALAETARRRTADAPSAPTPEGVVP